A DNA window from Bacteroides cellulosilyticus contains the following coding sequences:
- the mobV gene encoding MobV family relaxase, with amino-acid sequence MANQKQVLDVQVSKGITTAQSNEHLRDRSEKAEKYAMSKGNYDPTRKRLNFEIAPGGKIHPIDTSRSIPKRMADILSHRGIKDPNEGLLEPKYRTVVNIIFGGSRQRMQELAFGTQQVDFEKGADNTRIERKRDIERWAKDVYSFVCGRYGEQNIAAFIVHLDELNPHIHCTLLPIKDSRFAYKEIFAGKDKFEYSARMKQLHTDFFAEVNTKWGMSRGTSISETGARHRTTEEYRRMLSEECTTIEDNIKLHQQVLGELQSDIRLAERRVKGLTTMVSNLEKQKTEKETLLSAAEYNLKENKGNAAELAIQIQMLEKELQGIIRQLADKQEKLQTADRQLIELKKDMGAIEERTEELKEEAYQYSRDVHSKVDSLFKDVLLESVISEYRNASAQMNVSERQLFDGSLVQSIAERGTEIMHCATMLFLGMVDDATTFAESHGGGGGGSDLKWGRDEDEDNRAWALRCMRMASRMMRSTIGKKSKR; translated from the coding sequence GAAATTATGATCCTACGCGTAAACGGCTGAACTTCGAGATTGCGCCCGGAGGTAAAATACATCCCATCGACACAAGCCGTAGCATTCCCAAACGGATGGCGGACATATTAAGTCACCGTGGAATCAAAGATCCTAATGAGGGGCTGCTCGAACCAAAATACCGCACGGTGGTAAATATCATCTTCGGCGGTTCACGGCAGCGAATGCAGGAACTTGCTTTCGGTACGCAACAGGTGGACTTTGAAAAAGGTGCGGACAATACCCGCATCGAACGGAAGCGTGACATTGAACGCTGGGCCAAGGATGTTTATTCATTCGTTTGTGGCAGATATGGTGAGCAGAACATCGCTGCATTCATTGTACATCTGGATGAATTGAACCCGCATATCCACTGTACGCTTCTGCCAATCAAGGATAGTCGCTTTGCGTACAAGGAAATCTTCGCCGGTAAGGATAAGTTTGAATATAGTGCAAGAATGAAACAACTTCATACGGACTTTTTCGCAGAAGTCAATACAAAGTGGGGAATGTCAAGAGGAACAAGCATATCCGAAACGGGTGCACGGCACAGAACGACTGAGGAATACCGCCGAATGTTGTCTGAAGAGTGTACAACAATCGAGGATAATATCAAACTCCATCAACAGGTATTGGGTGAACTTCAATCAGACATCCGGTTGGCAGAACGCAGAGTCAAAGGGCTTACGACAATGGTTAGCAATCTTGAAAAGCAGAAAACTGAAAAAGAAACCTTGTTATCGGCAGCCGAGTACAATTTAAAAGAAAACAAAGGCAATGCGGCAGAATTGGCAATCCAAATACAAATGTTGGAAAAAGAGCTGCAAGGAATCATCAGGCAACTGGCAGACAAGCAGGAAAAGTTGCAGACGGCTGACCGGCAACTCATCGAACTGAAAAAGGATATGGGAGCCATTGAAGAACGTACCGAAGAACTCAAAGAGGAGGCCTATCAATATTCCCGTGATGTACACTCCAAAGTGGATAGCTTGTTTAAAGACGTCCTACTGGAGAGTGTAATCAGCGAGTATCGTAACGCATCGGCACAAATGAATGTTTCAGAACGGCAGCTCTTTGACGGTTCACTGGTACAGTCTATCGCCGAGCGGGGTACGGAAATCATGCACTGTGCGACAATGCTATTTCTCGGAATGGTAGATGATGCCACTACATTTGCCGAATCACATGGTGGTGGAGGCGGAGGGAGTGACCTCAAATGGGGACGCGACGAGGACGAGGACAATCGAGCATGGGCACTTCGCTGTATGAGGATGGCGAGCCGCATGATGCGCTCGACTATCGGCAAGAAATCTAAACGGTAA
- a CDS encoding OmpA family protein: protein MTKQIIFIFALLCTLQAQASVQPVQKDTVRHTIHYEVAELLQPMQPVYLNGVLLPASRTGNWFVSISGGATVFLGTPLGCEDLFGRVKPSYSLAVGKWFTPLVGARVNYSGLQFKDAQLSTQDYHYIHADLLWNLLGRRYARQEQVRWRLAPFMGVGLLHNATNGNNPFALSYGILTQYRISKRVSAMLELSNTTTFQDFDGYGYPNRLGDHMLSLTAGFTFHLGKVGWKRAVDTAPYIHRNELLVDYGNFLSEENRRYVGRHNQDKRTLVELKKILEIEGLLDTYSHIFDNDDITGCRYPINNYSGLNSLRARLKHSYWDGSSPLDTTILQTENGKPSYNYTASRNVQSAHQDTLAMDSTVLSYADGECIGTPIYFFFALNTTHLTDTSQRLNLDELARVAKKYSLSVRVTGAADSSTGTSSINDSLSISRAGFITAELEQRGIPAKRIIRVSKGGIADYTPVEANRHTKVELFFPKAK from the coding sequence ATGACGAAACAAATTATTTTCATCTTCGCTTTGCTCTGCACGTTGCAGGCACAAGCAAGTGTACAACCCGTACAGAAGGACACTGTACGACACACTATTCATTATGAAGTAGCGGAATTGCTTCAACCGATGCAGCCCGTCTATCTCAACGGGGTGCTACTTCCGGCATCTCGAACCGGCAACTGGTTTGTTAGCATATCCGGAGGTGCGACAGTTTTTCTTGGTACACCTCTCGGTTGTGAAGACCTTTTTGGACGAGTGAAACCTTCGTACAGCCTCGCCGTCGGCAAATGGTTTACTCCTTTGGTCGGCGCAAGGGTAAATTATAGTGGCTTGCAGTTTAAGGATGCACAATTATCTACGCAGGACTACCATTATATCCATGCAGATCTCCTGTGGAATCTCCTTGGACGCAGATATGCCCGACAGGAACAGGTACGTTGGAGGCTTGCACCCTTTATGGGTGTCGGTCTGCTACATAACGCCACCAACGGGAACAATCCCTTTGCGCTTTCTTACGGCATACTAACACAATACCGTATTTCCAAACGGGTTAGTGCTATGCTGGAACTCTCTAACACAACTACATTCCAGGATTTCGACGGATATGGCTATCCAAACCGTCTGGGCGATCACATGCTTTCGCTGACTGCCGGATTCACCTTTCATCTCGGTAAGGTCGGCTGGAAGCGCGCGGTGGATACGGCACCATACATCCATCGGAACGAACTGCTTGTCGATTATGGCAACTTCCTTTCGGAGGAGAACAGGCGTTATGTGGGACGTCACAATCAAGATAAGCGAACACTCGTGGAATTAAAGAAAATTCTGGAAATCGAAGGACTACTCGATACATATAGCCATATCTTTGACAACGACGATATAACCGGATGCAGATATCCTATAAATAATTATAGCGGTTTGAACTCGCTTCGTGCAAGATTGAAGCATAGCTATTGGGACGGGTCGTCACCTCTTGACACGACTATTCTTCAGACAGAGAATGGAAAGCCATCATATAATTACACGGCTTCCCGAAATGTGCAGTCCGCCCATCAGGACACCCTCGCTATGGATTCCACGGTTCTTTCATACGCTGATGGAGAGTGCATCGGTACACCCATCTATTTCTTTTTTGCTCTCAATACGACACATCTGACGGATACCTCACAGAGGCTTAATCTTGACGAACTGGCTCGTGTAGCTAAGAAATACAGTTTATCCGTGAGGGTAACTGGTGCTGCTGACAGTTCTACAGGAACATCAAGTATCAATGATTCTTTGAGTATATCGAGAGCAGGTTTTATTACCGCAGAACTGGAACAACGTGGAATACCAGCCAAGCGGATTATCAGAGTTAGCAAAGGTGGAATTGCCGACTATACGCCCGTGGAAGCCAACAGACATACGAAAGTGGAGTTGTTTTTTCCAAAAGCGAAATAG
- a CDS encoding histone H1 — protein MEKTFTQICELFDQFSKDANLQMEKGNKAAGTRARKVSLELEKLLKQFRKESLEASK, from the coding sequence ATGGAAAAAACATTTACACAAATCTGTGAATTGTTCGATCAATTCTCAAAAGATGCCAACCTCCAGATGGAGAAAGGCAACAAAGCTGCCGGAACTCGTGCCCGCAAAGTATCACTTGAACTTGAAAAACTTCTCAAACAGTTCAGAAAAGAGTCACTTGAAGCATCGAAATAA